The following proteins are encoded in a genomic region of Thermoplasma sp. Kam2015:
- a CDS encoding carbohydrate ABC transporter permease: protein MVRWKDEWTAYVLMLPAIIYVLYLAFIPALEAVYGSFHTASGELSTYNYRFVLSTFGTSPIINTFVVTASALLLQFTVAFMVASLLSKPFRGRGIFSAIFLIPFGVATIVTGVLFHDIFSTFGGYANTVLLDLHLKPVDWTGSYGTSLLVLILADSWKNTPIVTLVLLSGMVTIPSDLYAQAMVDGAGPISRFFHITVPNMLGFIAIALMIRGISEFNIFAMALLLFPHELLTTMTYALFDTVNAYPADAGATILLAFVLVFAALVMFMRSRQGKVSSNGK, encoded by the coding sequence ATGGTAAGATGGAAAGATGAATGGACAGCATACGTTCTTATGCTGCCCGCAATTATTTATGTTCTATACCTAGCGTTTATTCCTGCCTTAGAAGCCGTATATGGTAGTTTTCACACGGCTAGTGGGGAGCTATCAACTTACAATTACAGATTCGTCCTTTCCACATTTGGTACCTCTCCAATAATAAATACGTTCGTAGTCACTGCTTCAGCTCTTCTCCTTCAATTCACCGTTGCCTTCATGGTTGCGTCATTACTTTCAAAACCTTTCAGAGGAAGAGGGATATTCTCTGCCATATTCCTGATACCTTTTGGTGTCGCAACAATAGTTACAGGCGTGCTATTTCACGATATATTCTCCACTTTTGGCGGATATGCAAATACTGTTCTTTTGGATCTGCATCTAAAGCCTGTGGACTGGACAGGATCCTATGGTACATCATTGCTCGTTCTTATACTTGCAGACTCATGGAAAAACACCCCCATAGTTACGCTGGTCCTCCTCTCCGGTATGGTGACGATACCAAGCGATCTCTACGCCCAAGCTATGGTAGATGGTGCGGGTCCCATATCGAGATTTTTCCATATCACCGTGCCGAACATGCTAGGGTTCATTGCAATAGCACTTATGATAAGGGGCATAAGCGAATTCAATATATTTGCGATGGCGCTTCTTCTGTTTCCGCATGAATTGTTGACAACGATGACTTACGCCCTGTTTGACACCGTGAATGCATATCCGGCAGATGCAGGTGCTACCATTCTGCTGGCCTTCGTTCTTGTGTTCGCCGCTCTTGTTATGTTCATGAGATCGAGGCAAGGTAAGGTGAGTTCAAATGGTAAGTGA
- a CDS encoding ABC transporter substrate-binding protein: MTESQDYEEKKKPWGWIVAIVLVAIVAFSAGYFPFHSTKTTTSSVVNIEFYESVAASEAKFINDTLIPQFESEYPGIHVTFVNVGSEDVSKDILALEASGHVGPIVAGQDNLEIGQLIYSSHGNVLMNLTAMAPALMPSSLIPAASNLVEYEQKVFGGIYFFPFRGNVPLVFYNKTEFAKAGISAPPANYTQLLNDAKAIKSATGQNAIMIQGASTNGGHTGSSTATEMYQMMVQFGGNPLYLNDTGDIHAVQMLYNLSAYFSKDFTTGYWGSYRGLAVGNYSILDYQWPYVYNILTASPYNMNNTTLGVYPGPAGPVNGNHVLGGDVLFIPKGATNIPSLEAFIRFLLGAQAQRETLLNLSWVAINQNAYRNLPKSESVIFTALEQAIATGVFLRNPTPWITEWQTIFCQDVFNPVFVTHIKGYSDIPSLLSYAHSQMYDYIEANYGSANATLYNNPDAYAPISV, translated from the coding sequence ATGACGGAAAGCCAAGACTATGAGGAAAAGAAAAAACCATGGGGATGGATAGTGGCCATAGTATTGGTCGCAATAGTTGCATTCTCTGCTGGCTATTTTCCATTTCATTCCACTAAGACAACAACTTCAAGTGTGGTGAATATAGAGTTCTACGAAAGCGTGGCAGCATCCGAGGCAAAGTTCATCAATGATACACTCATTCCGCAGTTTGAATCAGAATATCCTGGCATACATGTTACGTTCGTTAACGTAGGGAGTGAAGATGTTTCGAAGGATATACTTGCTCTTGAAGCATCCGGGCATGTTGGCCCAATAGTAGCAGGTCAGGACAACCTTGAGATAGGTCAACTTATATACAGTTCGCACGGAAATGTTCTTATGAATCTCACAGCTATGGCTCCAGCGCTGATGCCATCCAGTCTGATACCTGCAGCCTCTAATCTCGTAGAATATGAGCAGAAAGTTTTCGGAGGGATCTACTTCTTCCCATTCAGAGGCAACGTGCCACTTGTATTCTATAACAAGACTGAATTTGCTAAAGCTGGTATATCAGCACCACCCGCCAACTATACTCAGCTCTTGAACGATGCGAAGGCTATAAAAAGCGCTACGGGACAGAACGCAATAATGATACAGGGAGCCTCCACCAATGGAGGTCATACCGGCTCCAGCACAGCTACGGAGATGTATCAGATGATGGTTCAATTCGGTGGCAATCCGTTATATCTCAACGATACTGGGGATATACATGCTGTGCAAATGCTTTACAATCTCAGTGCTTATTTCAGCAAGGACTTCACAACAGGCTATTGGGGATCCTATAGGGGTCTTGCTGTGGGTAATTATTCCATACTGGATTATCAGTGGCCATACGTGTATAATATATTGACAGCTTCACCGTATAATATGAACAATACGACTCTCGGCGTATACCCAGGCCCTGCCGGCCCTGTAAATGGAAACCATGTACTGGGTGGTGATGTACTTTTCATTCCGAAGGGTGCTACAAACATCCCAAGCCTGGAGGCATTCATAAGGTTCCTGCTGGGCGCCCAGGCACAAAGAGAAACACTGCTCAATCTCTCTTGGGTGGCGATAAACCAGAATGCATACAGGAATCTACCGAAGAGCGAATCTGTCATATTCACGGCACTCGAGCAGGCAATAGCCACAGGCGTGTTCCTCAGAAATCCGACCCCCTGGATAACAGAATGGCAGACCATATTCTGTCAGGATGTATTTAACCCAGTGTTTGTTACACATATCAAGGGCTACAGCGATATACCAAGTCTGCTGAGTTACGCTCACAGTCAGATGTATGACTACATTGAGGCAAACTACGGATCCGCTAACGCAACGCTTTACAACAATCCAGACGCATATGCACCGATATCTGTATAA
- a CDS encoding ATP-binding protein: MQESEYEIGYTVGDNRSESFTFVVDPEIQIKKWEYVYIKAYDDIVLGRVDDLVSKSDLLNDRIDFNSVRKYSENRMNENVDICIVRIIGSVRDGKIARSRYLIRPGQPVYKAKREILESILKFDDDRSLFLGHLADQPDVRVFANINGLRRHLAIIAQTGAGKSHTAGVIMEELLKKGASIIVLDPHADYVLMKNSQNPIYRDGIRVFRTPMSTGRYTDRLGKVDDFTIRFQDLNYEEVCEIMGIHENYVQQSNVVKKIMENLKGRKDVDEFIEKSDSIDLEHRIAPRIKYLKRIKSIFGNRTTDIGEYLAPARMSVIDLSGLDQGLANYFAYRVISQVYDAKTTGSFEYPVFLFIEEAHNFAPPEKNRGNGASRLLYDLVKKIAAEGRKFGIFLAIITQRPGKIDQDVLSQCNSQIILRITNPVDQKAILESSENMSASLMEDLPSLDIGEAIIIGEIVKMPTIAKIRQRETEEGGVDVEITEMLRKAREEAAKQRDPSTLIERTRKLVE, from the coding sequence GTGCAAGAATCAGAATATGAAATTGGATACACCGTTGGAGACAACCGATCCGAATCATTCACGTTCGTGGTGGATCCGGAGATACAGATAAAGAAGTGGGAGTATGTATACATAAAAGCATATGATGACATAGTGCTTGGAAGGGTTGATGACCTGGTCTCGAAGAGCGATCTGCTCAACGACCGCATTGATTTCAACAGCGTCAGGAAATACTCTGAGAACAGGATGAACGAGAATGTCGACATATGCATCGTGCGGATCATAGGAAGCGTCAGGGACGGAAAGATAGCGAGGTCAAGATATCTCATAAGGCCTGGACAGCCTGTTTACAAGGCGAAAAGGGAGATTCTTGAGAGCATACTGAAATTCGATGATGACCGATCGCTCTTCCTCGGGCATCTGGCGGATCAGCCGGACGTCAGGGTGTTCGCCAATATAAACGGACTGAGGAGGCATCTGGCCATCATAGCACAAACCGGTGCGGGAAAGAGCCATACGGCGGGTGTGATAATGGAAGAACTGCTGAAGAAGGGCGCATCCATAATTGTTCTGGATCCGCATGCGGACTACGTGCTCATGAAGAACAGCCAGAATCCGATCTACAGGGACGGCATAAGAGTATTCCGTACCCCAATGAGTACGGGCCGGTATACAGACAGGCTTGGAAAGGTCGATGATTTCACAATAAGATTCCAGGATCTGAACTATGAAGAGGTCTGTGAAATAATGGGAATACATGAAAACTACGTGCAGCAGTCGAACGTGGTTAAGAAGATCATGGAGAATCTCAAAGGAAGAAAGGACGTAGATGAATTCATAGAGAAGAGCGACAGCATAGATCTGGAACACCGTATCGCCCCGAGGATAAAGTACCTTAAAAGGATAAAGAGCATATTCGGGAACAGAACAACGGATATAGGCGAATATCTTGCACCTGCACGCATGAGCGTCATAGACCTTTCTGGATTGGATCAGGGCCTGGCCAATTACTTCGCATATAGGGTCATAAGCCAGGTTTACGATGCGAAGACCACCGGTTCCTTCGAATATCCAGTTTTTCTCTTCATTGAGGAGGCTCACAATTTTGCACCACCAGAGAAAAACAGAGGAAACGGTGCTTCGAGGCTTCTGTATGATCTGGTCAAGAAGATAGCCGCTGAAGGCCGAAAGTTCGGTATCTTCCTTGCGATAATAACACAGAGGCCTGGCAAGATAGATCAGGACGTGCTGAGCCAGTGCAACTCGCAGATAATACTGAGGATAACGAATCCTGTTGATCAGAAGGCCATACTTGAGAGCAGCGAGAACATGAGTGCTTCGCTGATGGAAGATCTCCCTTCCCTTGATATAGGTGAGGCCATAATAATTGGGGAGATAGTGAAGATGCCGACAATAGCAAAAATAAGGCAGAGGGAGACCGAAGAAGGCGGAGTGGATGTCGAGATAACCGAGATGCTCAGGAAAGCCAGGGAGGAGGCTGCGAAACAGAGGGATCCCTCAACCCTGATCGAGAGGACGAGAAAGTTAGTTGAGTGA
- a CDS encoding exonuclease SbcCD subunit D: MPRFMHFSDTHIGYRSLVIEEREQDFYDAFHEAIDIALENSVDFVIHTGDLFDTWIPGNRAIKEFRNGIMKLNTKNIPFFSIFGDHDRPRRNGEPAAGIFDFLGVHAMGRDQFEYTVRRFGGEDVLIGGISNMKGYMKPRLMEEYRKADGIEEGYKNRVIMSHQAIDPFFVPEQCEAKLNDLPLKSSYIAMGHLHDFMERRAGPLISYAGSTEIKSENEINGFRKQGKSVNIVDISNGNADLTRIRLKSVRPQLKVQSDAESYIDDIRRSISSVKNDGNEKRPLISLEIHGDISMETVMQEISQFDNVIFSRPKIKKDATIPTIRTDSADLRDYFSAYLKDERLADLAIKIMKHTKSSDLEGIMKEIEVLYIDNRQDTPD, encoded by the coding sequence ATGCCCAGGTTCATGCATTTTTCAGATACGCATATAGGATACAGATCACTGGTTATTGAGGAGAGGGAGCAGGACTTCTACGACGCATTCCATGAGGCCATAGATATAGCATTGGAAAACAGTGTGGATTTTGTGATACATACCGGCGATCTTTTCGACACTTGGATCCCGGGGAACAGGGCTATAAAGGAGTTCAGGAACGGCATAATGAAGCTGAATACGAAGAATATACCTTTCTTCTCCATATTCGGAGACCATGATCGCCCGAGACGCAATGGAGAACCTGCAGCGGGCATATTCGATTTTCTTGGCGTTCATGCCATGGGACGCGATCAATTTGAATACACTGTCAGAAGATTCGGCGGGGAGGATGTGCTCATAGGCGGCATATCGAACATGAAGGGCTACATGAAGCCCAGGCTCATGGAAGAGTACAGAAAGGCAGACGGCATCGAAGAGGGGTATAAAAACCGCGTAATCATGTCGCATCAGGCCATAGATCCTTTCTTCGTACCGGAACAGTGCGAGGCAAAGCTGAACGATCTGCCGCTGAAATCTTCCTATATAGCCATGGGGCATCTCCACGACTTCATGGAGCGCAGGGCCGGCCCACTGATATCCTACGCAGGATCAACTGAGATCAAGAGCGAGAATGAGATCAATGGCTTCCGGAAACAAGGTAAGAGCGTCAACATAGTTGATATCAGTAACGGGAATGCTGATCTCACGCGCATAAGGCTAAAGAGCGTGAGGCCGCAACTGAAGGTTCAGAGCGATGCCGAAAGTTACATCGACGATATAAGAAGATCTATATCTTCGGTGAAGAACGATGGGAACGAAAAGAGGCCTCTGATCAGCCTGGAGATACACGGTGATATCTCGATGGAAACCGTGATGCAGGAGATATCGCAGTTTGACAACGTTATATTTTCAAGACCGAAAATAAAAAAGGATGCAACGATACCAACAATAAGGACTGATAGTGCCGATCTCAGGGATTATTTTTCAGCTTATCTTAAGGATGAGAGGCTGGCGGACCTTGCAATCAAGATAATGAAGCATACGAAGAGTAGTGATCTTGAGGGTATAATGAAGGAGATAGAGGTGCTTTATATTGATAATAGACAGGATACGCCTGACTAA
- a CDS encoding DNA double-strand break repair ATPase Rad50 codes for MIIDRIRLTNFLSHEDSEIYFDTGVNVIVGHNGAGKSSIVDAIRFALFGDRRTKKIEDMIRKGAKNLEVEMEFRHAGHTYIIRRSITRRSKNPESNAIVLVDGYPIAQSVKDANDYIEKNIMIRGKDVFLNSVFSKQGEMDELISGDPAKRKQLLDEILEIDVLEETYDLLKEVINQMGSSITNLDYLISENQSDEANVERYSEEISTMEKRKAEELAIIEDLQKDRDAANDEYAKLNKELIELDTKIKAMKSDLQSAEEYEKKLAEIERMLDEISVYTGNYENIVSSAVFQNRDRIRSYWTDKAQIIENKKAMKRIDDQIEKYEENFSRYRELEPYHLEYEKRQARQEEIKKEIEKLSDTHSRYESIRIDLEKKKKNLEQNRKRLNDLRTEISSRIGLSFVSAMELDSIYQEMRREIDDASNKKSSLMTGLSLSKQKIEEISRNMELLKGQKVCPVCGTDLGEKKTEDLYDHYAEDLRKEKDQIEGIEEQIKKLGDRIDGLRRLEEYLGGGKIREYSTLEKQIDDLNSQIADDVKAMEDLGEGNKKYLQLDEEYRSIDVSELRDRDNEWRSAKAVVENIGDIESLRKEKDDMFERIKEIEQRMGSVEREFPDINSYTPSYLSKLEEDVKNLETEVRKAEDLKKQKNELEIKIRDLRSRASGMDEAEKKREDLSLRVKQAEEKVRGFDDRIARSNRTIYSLESSIETMKRTVTETKEKISSRNRQIDQMKRIAKAIEDVKKIREAFGKNGVPAMIRQNVSDYLTSRTRDYLSSFELDFDDISIDQDFNVTVYRGGVPEGIDSLSGGEKTAVAFAIRVAVAQFLNTDLSLLILDEPTAFLDEERRNSLSNIIEYTLKDASVIPQVIIISHHRELLSTANVAIEVKKVNGRSVVINAD; via the coding sequence TTGATAATAGACAGGATACGCCTGACTAATTTCCTCTCGCATGAAGACAGCGAGATATACTTCGATACAGGCGTGAACGTGATCGTTGGCCATAATGGAGCCGGGAAATCCAGCATTGTAGATGCAATCAGGTTTGCTCTCTTCGGGGACAGAAGGACAAAAAAGATTGAAGATATGATAAGGAAAGGGGCAAAGAATCTTGAGGTTGAGATGGAATTCCGGCATGCCGGCCACACCTATATCATCAGGAGATCGATAACCAGAAGATCCAAGAATCCGGAAAGCAACGCCATTGTACTCGTGGATGGATATCCCATTGCTCAATCTGTCAAGGACGCCAACGATTACATCGAAAAGAATATAATGATAAGGGGAAAGGACGTCTTCCTCAATTCCGTCTTCTCAAAGCAGGGCGAGATGGATGAGCTCATATCTGGTGATCCGGCCAAGAGAAAGCAGCTCCTCGATGAGATACTTGAGATAGACGTGCTGGAGGAAACCTATGACCTTCTCAAAGAGGTGATCAACCAGATGGGGAGCAGTATTACTAACCTTGATTACCTGATTTCAGAGAATCAATCTGATGAGGCCAACGTTGAACGATACAGCGAAGAGATATCGACCATGGAGAAGAGGAAGGCAGAGGAACTGGCAATAATTGAGGATCTCCAGAAAGATAGAGATGCTGCAAACGATGAGTACGCAAAACTCAACAAAGAACTGATAGAGCTTGATACTAAAATAAAGGCTATGAAAAGTGATCTTCAAAGTGCAGAAGAATACGAGAAGAAACTTGCGGAAATAGAAAGAATGCTTGATGAGATATCAGTCTATACAGGCAACTATGAAAACATCGTTTCTTCAGCTGTCTTCCAGAACAGAGACAGGATCAGATCCTACTGGACGGACAAGGCGCAGATCATTGAGAATAAAAAGGCGATGAAGCGTATTGATGATCAGATAGAGAAGTACGAGGAAAATTTCAGCAGATACAGAGAACTTGAGCCATATCATCTGGAGTACGAGAAGAGGCAGGCCAGACAGGAGGAGATAAAGAAGGAGATCGAAAAATTAAGTGATACCCATAGCAGATACGAATCAATCAGGATAGATCTCGAAAAGAAGAAAAAAAATCTGGAGCAAAACAGAAAGAGACTGAATGATCTCCGTACAGAGATATCCAGCAGAATCGGGCTTTCATTCGTCAGCGCGATGGAACTTGATTCCATATACCAAGAAATGAGGAGGGAGATCGACGACGCCTCTAACAAGAAAAGTTCACTAATGACCGGATTGAGCCTCTCAAAGCAGAAGATAGAGGAGATAAGCAGAAATATGGAGCTTCTCAAGGGACAGAAAGTATGCCCGGTATGCGGAACAGATCTTGGAGAGAAAAAAACGGAGGATCTCTACGATCACTACGCTGAAGATCTCAGGAAAGAGAAGGATCAGATCGAAGGAATAGAAGAACAAATTAAGAAACTTGGAGACAGAATCGACGGGCTCAGAAGACTTGAAGAATATTTAGGAGGTGGAAAAATCAGGGAATACTCCACTCTTGAGAAGCAGATCGATGACCTGAATTCACAGATCGCCGATGATGTAAAAGCGATGGAAGATCTCGGGGAAGGAAACAAAAAATACCTTCAGCTTGATGAAGAATACCGATCGATCGACGTTTCGGAGCTCAGGGACAGGGACAATGAATGGCGAAGCGCAAAAGCTGTTGTTGAAAATATTGGAGACATTGAGTCCCTCAGGAAAGAGAAAGATGATATGTTTGAAAGGATAAAGGAAATTGAGCAAAGGATGGGATCCGTGGAACGGGAATTCCCGGACATCAATTCCTATACGCCGTCCTATCTGAGTAAACTTGAGGAGGATGTCAAGAATCTAGAAACAGAGGTCAGAAAGGCCGAGGATCTGAAGAAGCAGAAAAATGAACTCGAGATAAAGATACGGGATCTCAGATCAAGGGCCTCTGGAATGGATGAGGCAGAAAAGAAGAGAGAGGATCTTTCCCTGAGGGTGAAGCAGGCTGAGGAGAAGGTCAGGGGATTTGATGACAGAATTGCCCGTTCAAACAGAACTATCTACAGCCTAGAATCGAGCATTGAGACGATGAAAAGAACCGTCACGGAAACGAAAGAAAAAATATCCAGCAGGAATAGGCAGATAGATCAGATGAAGAGGATCGCCAAGGCCATAGAGGATGTTAAGAAGATAAGAGAGGCATTCGGAAAAAATGGCGTTCCCGCAATGATAAGACAGAACGTCTCAGATTACCTGACTTCCAGAACCAGAGATTATCTCTCAAGTTTCGAGCTGGACTTTGACGATATATCCATCGATCAGGATTTCAATGTAACCGTGTACAGGGGAGGTGTGCCAGAGGGCATAGACTCCCTCAGCGGTGGTGAGAAAACAGCTGTGGCTTTCGCCATAAGGGTTGCGGTAGCTCAGTTCCTCAATACGGATCTCAGTTTGCTGATACTTGACGAGCCTACCGCATTTCTGGACGAAGAGAGGAGGAATAGCCTTTCCAATATTATCGAATACACCCTAAAGGATGCATCGGTGATACCTCAGGTGATAATAATATCACACCACAGGGAATTATTATCCACTGCAAATGTTGCAATAGAGGTCAAAAAAGTAAATGGACGATCAGTTGTGATCAATGCGGATTAG
- a CDS encoding carbohydrate ABC transporter permease: MVSEYKGPRSKYYFYIGGAIFSFIVLIPLYFLVIIAFASPSQTLGAYYPPLIPTKFTLDNLRAAFSGYGSILIAAFYKSLETAFIVASIAILLGFHAAYGLTKIPYRISNLILGLLFFSTMIPSLTIAIPISSTFIKIGLYDSALGLALAQELVVLPLTVFLITGSLESVPRTLEYQARVDGATFIQALYRVIFPLAVPGVVAAFLLSWLMSWDEFTFAVIISPVHPTLPILIYLESTARGNIFTGTVFALLVTIPVIILTIILSKFLRGSYMSAGITG, encoded by the coding sequence ATGGTAAGTGAGTATAAGGGGCCACGATCTAAATATTATTTCTACATAGGAGGAGCGATATTCTCATTCATAGTGTTAATACCTCTTTATTTTCTCGTCATAATAGCATTTGCCAGCCCGTCTCAGACACTTGGGGCATACTATCCGCCATTGATACCGACAAAATTCACTCTTGATAATCTAAGGGCGGCCTTCTCGGGATATGGATCTATACTGATAGCCGCATTCTATAAATCCCTTGAAACGGCTTTTATAGTTGCCTCTATCGCAATACTGCTGGGTTTCCATGCCGCCTATGGGCTTACAAAGATACCGTACAGAATAAGCAATCTAATTTTGGGGCTTTTGTTTTTTTCAACTATGATACCATCTCTAACAATAGCCATACCCATCAGTAGTACATTTATAAAAATTGGCTTATATGATTCGGCCCTTGGACTGGCTCTTGCTCAAGAGCTGGTGGTTCTTCCCCTCACCGTCTTTCTGATAACCGGATCTTTGGAATCAGTTCCAAGAACGCTTGAATATCAGGCTAGAGTTGATGGCGCTACCTTCATACAGGCTTTATATCGAGTTATATTCCCACTTGCAGTTCCCGGTGTGGTTGCCGCATTTCTCCTGTCATGGCTAATGTCGTGGGACGAGTTCACTTTCGCGGTTATAATATCGCCTGTTCATCCAACACTTCCTATACTCATATATCTGGAAAGCACTGCCAGGGGGAACATATTCACTGGAACTGTTTTTGCCTTGCTAGTCACCATACCAGTTATAATATTGACAATAATTCTTTCTAAATTCCTGAGAGGCAGTTATATGTCAGCCGGAATCACAGGTTAA
- a CDS encoding DNA double-strand break repair nuclease NurA, with protein MSFDSDSFSQYREYLRQNSGRIKDAMVMPRDSPLRDIYRDPFRNHYEDLPSQDVDVQGLKISATDSSEFSRELYSGPFFILVRAYSKVQGRVYVDFRSSIASVTPEEVKKETMVMMESSEHRSLLKLVEAESPDISFVDGSLMGRLARCQDYQTSLNGDDDYCIVLRNLLEAAMKKTTLVFVSKSTRSRILRDTLLSEADQSPVTEAERNSWHFDHYIIKSMAEKPGYVRPIDVRMNIGNAAFDIKVSDLLPRIEDVPIRFEVIGGSVTFERVLKVMMYGYTGYKVYNLWLSDIDNMVKFRKNEVENVYLKEFERVVGIPFYETRGERRARIRI; from the coding sequence ATGAGCTTCGATTCTGATTCCTTCTCACAGTACAGGGAATATTTGAGGCAGAATTCGGGCCGGATAAAGGATGCCATGGTGATGCCAAGGGATTCGCCTCTGAGAGACATCTACAGGGATCCATTCAGAAACCATTATGAGGATCTTCCTTCACAGGATGTCGATGTGCAGGGCCTTAAGATATCGGCAACAGACAGCAGTGAGTTCTCAAGAGAGCTGTACAGTGGACCTTTCTTCATACTCGTCCGTGCGTATTCAAAGGTTCAGGGCAGGGTGTATGTAGATTTCAGATCCTCGATAGCGTCTGTCACGCCAGAAGAGGTAAAGAAGGAGACAATGGTGATGATGGAATCGTCCGAACACCGATCACTGCTGAAACTGGTTGAGGCGGAGTCGCCGGATATATCATTCGTTGACGGTTCGCTGATGGGCAGACTTGCAAGGTGCCAGGACTACCAGACCTCGCTCAACGGTGATGACGATTACTGCATCGTTCTCCGCAATCTTCTTGAAGCCGCCATGAAGAAGACAACGCTGGTGTTCGTATCGAAATCGACGAGATCGCGGATACTCAGAGATACCCTTCTGAGCGAGGCCGATCAGAGTCCGGTCACGGAGGCCGAGAGAAACAGCTGGCACTTCGATCATTACATAATAAAATCGATGGCAGAGAAACCTGGATACGTGAGACCCATAGATGTGCGTATGAACATCGGCAATGCCGCATTCGACATCAAGGTGTCGGATCTGCTGCCCCGTATTGAGGATGTACCCATAAGGTTCGAGGTCATCGGGGGCAGTGTAACGTTCGAAAGGGTGCTCAAGGTCATGATGTATGGTTATACCGGCTATAAGGTCTATAATCTGTGGCTGTCTGATATAGACAACATGGTCAAGTTCAGGAAAAATGAGGTGGAGAACGTATACCTGAAGGAATTCGAAAGGGTGGTTGGAATTCCATTTTACGAAACCAGAGGTGAAAGACGTGCAAGAATCAGAATATGA
- a CDS encoding NAD(P)-dependent oxidoreductase has translation MQRKVLIIGLGVMGSRIAANLAGSGKLHGVYDRTVEKARDTAGRLNATYYPDLISAVKDNDIIITMLYDDESVSQVYSNVISVSKGRVFVDMSTISPETSIEIAKRIEENGGKMYDAPVIGTSIAVERKNLVVLVGGDRSGFDEIREILSGTANSIVYMGENGAGLYAKLVNNLFLGSYMTALAEAVRFGKRSGIPDDIINDVLVKYSSARSPTSELKVPKMISEDYSVQFSVKNMLKDLEIVGKLAARNTIPLPMASLALQLFRYLQITGHGEEDIAAIYRALR, from the coding sequence ATGCAGCGCAAAGTTCTTATCATAGGTCTTGGCGTTATGGGTTCAAGGATAGCCGCAAATCTTGCCGGGTCGGGAAAACTGCACGGAGTATACGACAGAACTGTTGAAAAGGCAAGGGATACAGCAGGGCGGCTTAACGCGACATACTATCCTGATTTGATATCTGCGGTGAAGGATAACGATATCATAATAACAATGCTTTATGATGACGAATCTGTATCTCAGGTTTATTCCAACGTCATCTCAGTATCAAAGGGCAGGGTATTCGTGGACATGTCGACGATCTCACCCGAAACATCCATTGAAATAGCGAAAAGAATAGAGGAGAACGGCGGGAAGATGTATGATGCCCCTGTGATCGGAACATCCATAGCAGTTGAGAGGAAAAATCTCGTTGTACTTGTGGGTGGCGACAGATCTGGATTTGATGAGATACGGGAAATTCTATCAGGCACAGCAAACAGCATAGTGTATATGGGAGAAAATGGTGCAGGACTCTATGCGAAGCTTGTGAACAATCTGTTTTTAGGTTCCTATATGACTGCATTGGCAGAGGCTGTGAGGTTCGGGAAGCGAAGTGGTATACCAGATGACATCATAAACGACGTGCTCGTTAAATACTCCAGTGCAAGATCTCCGACCTCAGAGTTGAAGGTTCCAAAGATGATATCGGAGGATTATTCTGTCCAATTTTCCGTGAAGAACATGCTGAAGGATCTGGAAATCGTGGGAAAACTGGCAGCCAGGAATACAATACCACTGCCGATGGCCTCGCTCGCTCTTCAGCTCTTTCGCTATCTACAGATAACGGGTCATGGCGAGGAGGATATAGCCGCAATATACAGAGCGCTGAGGTGA